The following is a genomic window from Panthera uncia isolate 11264 chromosome B4, Puncia_PCG_1.0, whole genome shotgun sequence.
ATTTGCACCACCACTAGATAGTATAGTTTCAGGAGCCACTGGGGTTTCTATTATGCTGAAAATGCATTTATGTTCCCTTTGGCTACTGTGGGAAAACAAAGTTTTGAAATGCCTAATATGTCTAGAAGATGCATATTtctactggggtggggggtgggggaaggttaCTTCTCCAGTACAACCAACTGCAgcatattttctcctcttctattGAAAGCATTTTTCTGTTTACAGTTGACATGATTGCTTTGTTTGAAAGTGACAAAAGATTACATAGATGACATTCAAGAaactattttttgaatgaatatgagtaaataaaagtgttttgtaATGTATCAAAAAGCCAAGCGTAAAGCCAGAATGCCTTGGGGTAAAACAAAGTATGATTGTGCCACGACGGTTAGAAAAtgtgcttcatctgtaaaagcaGTATAATACAGCCACTAAATTCATGTAACAAACATGGCTAATTGTGAAAGTATTTTTATACGGTGAATTTgtaccttttctccttttgtttcttcGTGTCATTTTGGTatgaaaaaaagattatacacAGTCATATATATTAATGGATTATCAGGCTGTATCACATCTGTCCAACTCACTGTTGGTCACATCTAGTGTATCGTGCAGCAAAAAACAGTGAGCCTCCCATTACAATGAATGGAAACAAAGGGCAAATGTTTTCTTGAAATATGTCACACTGACTGTTTTGTGGGGCATTccaaattttacataaattcatACAATAACATAGCGAAGTATTGACTTAAAATACATCATGAACCTAAACCTAATGAATAAAGAAGGgctaagttttttaaaagtccagtATTAACAATCCCTTAATTTTCTCTGGTCTCGGCATGTTGGTAATGCACGCTGGGAGAAAACCAAACAAGACTCCTGATATATCCATTTGGGTGGGTGCTACTTTCATCAGAGTGAACTGTGTAACTCAACGGActtcattttaattcctttaaatcTGGAACTAAGCCCAAACAACTGTGAGAATTCTGGTTTCGGGACAGAATGTAAATGCCATAACTTTTAGAATATTAAGTAAGAATGCAACAAGAATCtacaggagggaggaagaagcatTGGACAAATTCGCTTACTTTTCATAGAAGAATCAGTTGGTACTTGTGTATGATTGACATACAGAGTTCAAGCAAATGACTCTTAGCCTCCTAACAGTCTCCATTAATCTACTTTTATTAAGTAGGAGGAACTTTTTAGGCCACATCTTTCACATTGAGGAAAtacttatctgaaattcagtGATTCCATCAAGTTTACTTCCATTTcctactttcccctccctgtTGAATCCAGGCTGAGCTAAATTTGTTAATACTTGTAAGAACATTTACCATAAGACTCTttttcataaaacttttaaagtcTGTTCTTCCAACTCATGCTTAGGATGATACTCACCGATGTTAAGGATGGACACTTCTAATTGATGTGATgattattttggcttttctttttttggactTTAATGTATTTCTTGACTTTGTCAACACACAGTAGTTCCCCACCCCCTTATTCAGGTATCTGGGAGATACGTTCCCAGACGCCCCAGTGGATGCTGGAAACCAAAGATAATACCAAACCTTGTATATTCGGTTATTTTCCTGTACATACACATCTGTGATACAGTTCGATTTGTAAACTAGGCACGGTAAGagattaataacaataacaaagtcgaacaattattacaatattttttaaaaagttacgtgagggacgcctgggtggctcagtcggttaagtatccgacttcagcccgggtcatgatctcgcagtttgtgagttctagcctcacgtcgggctgtgtgctgaccgctcggagcccggagcctgcttccgattctgtgtctccctctctctctgcccctgccccgctcacattctgtctctctctctcaaaaataaaaatacacattaaaaaatacttttaaaaaagcgTGTGAATGTGGCctgtcaaaatatattttcctgtacTCTTTTTTGTGATAACGTAAGATAAACTGCCTATATAATGAGATGAAGCAAGGTGAACGACACAGGCATTGGGATGTAGCGCCAGGCTACCACTGATCTGACATTGCGTCAGAATGAGGACCCTCTGCTTCCAGACCGTTTGACTGCAGAGAGCGAAGCCACAGGTAAGGGGGAACTACTGCAGTGAGTATTTGTCATTGCAATtgaaaaagttcaaaaaataagAATGGCACCTACTTTATGAGGTCCAATCTGAATGTATTTCAGCCAATGGAAACATTTTAACAGAAGAACGAATTCAAGGAATCCTGGTGGAAATTCTGGGCACTTTATTTCAGTTAACTGATGCATTGTGGTAATAAGATGACACTGGGAAAACAAATGCAAGATTATGTCTTTgaaagggccgcctgggtggctcagtcggttaagcgtctgacttcagctcaggtcatgatctcatggttcgtgagttcaagacccacctcaggctttgtgccgacagctcggaacctggagcctgcttcagattctgtgtgtccctcattctctctgcccctccccctctcatgctctgtctctctctcaaaaataaataaacattttaaaaaatttttaaagaagattatgtcttggggcgcctgggtggctcagttggttaagcgtccgacttcggttccggtcacgatctcacagttcttgagttcaagccccacagttcttgagttcaagcctgcttcagattctgtgtctccctctctctctgcccctccctgctcactctctctctcaaaaatgtataaacttaaaaaaaattaaaaagaaaagattatgtCTTTGAAAAACTGGCTATAGAAGTTTGGTGAATAGCCAATTACGTGCACTAGAGTTGAATGTTTGAACCTCAAAAGCTATTGGTGACTGCTTATTTTGTTGTAAAATCAATGATCTCAGTATCCTAGTCATACAGCTTTCACGGACTTTGCATTCGTCTGTCTTTTCACATCGGGCTGTCGCAGGAGCAGGGGCCCAGTGACCACCTGAGCGAATGGACTAGAGTGACTGGGATGTCTCCAAGTAGTGAAGACATGCAAAAAAGAGGAAACCACTGCTTCCCCGCAAGAAGAATAAGAAGACAGTAACAAGATTGATCTTACCTTCCcttttcaggagaaagaaaaagtgggagATTCAGTTTTGAATATAATCAAATGGAACAGTGGTGAGATATTTTGACAACCTACTGAGTAGTTAAAAATGAGAGTGTGACTTCAGAAATGTTGTAAACTATTGCCTAGAACACCTGAATTAGTATAGAGCCTTTAGGACATCACACTCTGAATGCGGTTTTATttgatgaagaaacaaaagcagttctCTGTGTATCTTTcgggatttattttatttccaaagtagAGCATGAATCCTTCTCAATCTTAGAATTGAATGCTTAGAATTTAATATACCTAGTGGGATTCTccactttccagttttttttaaaaaacttctacTTTTGTTCATTCTTAAAGGGACTTTCAAAGTTGTCACGGTTATGCTCTGTTAATGTTGTTTTAAAcctctttcagaaataattgCTAATAAGACTTCTGTAGCCATGGCTAGTTCTGACGCGAAACCAAAATCAGTAAGTCGTGccaaaaaatggtcagaagagatagaaaatctgTACAGGTTTCAACAAGCAGGATATCGGGATGAAACTGAATATAAACAAGTGAAACAAGTTTCTATGGTAAGATTTCTAGCTAAACCTGAATTCTACATATTTAGTGAAAAGtattaaaatcaaacaaagaaCCAGAGAATAACTAAAAGGGAGGCCTACTCCAATtctctcattttactgatgaggagaTTGAGGCCCAGAGGAGGATTTTCAGTCAGACTGGAGGCAGAGGTGGTCCCTCAGCATGGGAACATTAAGAACTTTCTACCTCTTATTGAGCAACCATGCTCCGCTAAATGAATCATTTCTGTAATCCACAAAACTAGAGTCTTTTCCCCTTACTCAGGTAATTCTATTACCAGATATTCAGTTTGTTGtgtaattattatttgtttcagggtttttttgttttgttttgttttgtttttaccacgAGTTATGAAGAGGCTAGATTCTGTTTATTATGGAGATTATAGGTGACAAAAAAACTATTTGACTCCTGACTTTGGTTGTGCATCACATTCCCACCTCAATAATGTTGTGATTGGGATAAAATCAGATTTAAGAGAACACAAAGAACATCCTTGAAGGGGAAGTCCCACAAAGTGAGAGGGGGATGTGTGATGTAGGGAAGAACACACCTATTCACTGTGTTACTTGCCAATTTTGAAGAGGTCTTGCATTTCactttagtatatatttattgcatACAAACTGTCGGGAAGGAGAACATTTCACCGGGATCCTCTTTGTTCTTTTCGCCGGTCTAATCATTAAATTGAcacaagacagattaacaggagaaaaaataaatttcatctaATTTCATACATATGAGGGCCCCAGAGATACGAGACCCCAAAAGTGACCAAAGCAGGCTGTTTATATACCTTTTAAGACAAAGAATTGATAAATGCGTGGGGAACTAACAAGACAAAGTAACGGGCTTGAGTACTGATTAGTGGGGAAACTAAGCCGAATTTGTTTACATTGCCCTGTTGGCCCTGAATTCTCTGTCTGTGGGGATAAGGAGGCCTGTCTACCTCCGGGTGCAGGGAGGGTAGCTTTCACacgggagatttatttcctgctttcagagggacagagaggagactcAGAGTGTCCTTCGTGCACCGGTTGTGACTTTAACTCAAAACAATCAGATGCCAAAGTGGCATGTTCTGGCACAGCATGTCACTACCACGTGCACGTTTCTGTGCCAGCTGCTTTAGGAAATAACAACAGAAGTGAGTACCCGACCTTAAGAAATGGAGTCGGCTAGAAGGAAGAGAACCAGATTTGGAATCTATCTGTCCAGGGTCTGCATCCGGGCTCTATGTCTCATAAGCTGGGTAATCCTGAACAAGGTTCTTAACTTGGCTGAGCTCAACAGTAGAATGGTGACGGCAGGGCCCTCTTTAGAAAACAGTCGCAGgtattaaatgaaatcatgtgttTGAAGTGCCTGACATTGTAGGGCTTAAtaatttgttgagtgaatgaatgctaAGTGTTTAATGAATTATGgcttttattattcttataatcTTGGAGTCGAAGATTAAAAATGACAAGAACAGTCAAACTTTCTGCAAGTCAGAATATGCATACCTTTAAAAAGGAAGCACAAGAATTTCGAGGAAGACAAAATCGCTTCCTTTGGGGGACAATCCTCCAAAATGGTTCCATGTCCCTAGAGACATTTGCAGAAGACCTTGAAGGTCGGACAGGATGGTAACTGAAGGCTTGCCTCGATTGGCATGTCTCTACCAGCATACGGAGGTCTGAAGAATTTGAGCAGAGTTCTCTTTCCTCACCTGAAGCACATGTCCTTTTGGGACACATACGCTATTAGAGCTTATTGACCTCCCTAGCTAGTCCTGAGGACCATGCCACTCTGTTCTAGTCACAAAAGTGAAGCTTTCCTAGGCTGAATGGGAATCATCAAggccaagaagaaaaaattataaaataccaaAGGAGTATTTAAAATGACTAGAGGTTGATGAGCACAGAACCAGCACAGCTGTTTGGAGGCTCATCCCATATACAGTGGCTATTTCTTAACTGAATGAGATGGTTTTGGGGAACCTAGTAAGTGAAACATAACCTGCTCCTGGCCCCAAGAGGAAGAGAGTTATAATGACGTCTTGAGAACACCCTCCTTTCTCTGCTGGGGACAATGGAGGCTATGAAAAACAAGCTTTACCTAGTAATAggaagcattgattttttttcctatactgtATGTCAGAAAGCCCGCCAAGGTTTATCAGCTCTGCTGCTACCTATTTTTGCTAATTCTTAAATAAATGagacaacagaagaaaatgaaaatgcactaCTAGAAAATAAAGGCAGGCATTCCTTTGTATTCATGATGTTTTCCTATTCCAATGGAA
Proteins encoded in this region:
- the MEIG1 gene encoding meiosis expressed gene 1 protein homolog; protein product: MASSDAKPKSVSRAKKWSEEIENLYRFQQAGYRDETEYKQVKQVSMVDRWPETGYVKKLQRRDNTFYYYNKQRECDDKEVHKVKIYAY